The sequence ctatccccaagaagggtgaccggtcggacccatcgagctataggcctatcgcgataacttccttgctttccaaggtgatggagcgaataataaatatacaactcctgaagtatcttgaagatcgccagctgatcagtgaccgacagtacggtttccgtcatggtcgctcagctggcgatcttctcgtataccttactcacaggtgggctgaagccttggagagcaagggcgaggctcttgctgtgagccttgatatcgcgaaggccttcgacagggtctggcatagggcacttctgtcgaagctaccatcttacggaatccccgagggtctctggaagtggatcgctagctttttggatggacggagcatcacggtcgttgtagacggcgattgctctgataccatgaccattaacgctggcgttccacaaggttcggtgctctcccccacgcttttcatcctgtatatcaatgacatgctgtctattgatggcatgcattgctatgcggatgacagcacgggggatgcgcgatatatcggccatcagagtctctctcggagcgtggtgcagaagagacgatcaaaacttgtgtctgaagtggagaactctctggggcgagtctccaaaaacgaaaatacgtttttttttaatgcttattgtaagaatgacaatgtatgtaagtatctactaccctgcacgcagtaaaatagtttaataacatgtttatcaattgatttccttgtctgtatgaccgcgaactaataaagtttagcaacaatgcatctttgtatcagcatcatttagtctatacaatcgatctagtgatttcgtgcgatccgagaattataaacgaagtagaagttgcaaataggtgagataagatcgaccgtgcatttctatgatcaagttattgaaaatcgatgcatatcgactggttatctcaaaaacgtgtgtattagaaaagttcggtggcatgagaaagtgagatcgaatttaagtgagtcagactagaaaacagttttccacagccaaaaacgaaacaacacATTCAAGTCTTTAAATTGCGCCCGATGTAATTTATCGGTAAGTGTTtgattatacataatatgtttgttCTGTAATGTGTCATGAACTTCTTTTGTATAATTCATGCTTTATAGGGTTCTAATAGTCCCGTAATTCGTGACTTTATATGTTGGAATACGCTCCGTGGTACGTAACGTCCCGGAATTGTCTCAAGATCTGAGTACTATACTGACTGACGCGAGGGAACTGGTATAACATCAATCCAGGATCCTATCTTCCGAATCTACGTATTCTACACAAAAAGTGACGTATAAATTTGTCATATATTGTTTCATCGCAGAACTTGTAATTACCCTCCATTAATTTTATAACCCttaaggggggggggggggtagcAGTAGAGAGGTCTAGCCTGATGTAAGCTAGACTTTGTCCGATACCTGCACACAGGCGGTCTCGGGGGTGTGAGTACACACCGTGGTCGTTCTTGCGCTGAGAGTTTGGGGCGACAGCGTGGGTTCGGCAGCACCCGAGATGACAAAGCAGCCCTGTTTAGGGAGGCACTGCTTTCCCCCGCTCAGCCGGGGAGGGGGCTAGAAAAGGTGCCCTAAAAATTGCTCGTCCCATTTGATAAGTGGTAGTAACCGCGGCTGCCACTGCATCAGTCAAATCGTGGTCGACGTTgcaaaagaaatattataaaaacatctatCATGACATTTGGGGCGTGGAACGTGAGAACGCTTCTTGATCGAGATGGCAACGCCTACCCTGAACGCAAGACCGCCATAGTAGCTCGGGAACTTCATCGCTACCACGTAGATGTGGCTGCTCTCAGCGAAACACATCTTGCCGATGAAGGAGAGCTGGTGGAAGTAGGTGCTGGTTATATTTTCTTCTGGAAAGGTACCGCTGCCTCTGAAACGCGACATTCAGGTGTAGGATTTGCCATCAAGAATCACTTAGTAAAGCGATTAGAGGAGTACCCTGTACATATCTCGGACCGCATTACCACACTGCGAGTTCACCTGGATAAAGACAATTACCTTAATGTCATCAGTGTATATGCTCCAACGCTTGACAAGTCTGATGACATTAAGGACAAATTCTATGGGGAAGTGACTCTTTGCCTTGACAGCATAAACGCCAGAGAGCAGGTACTATTGCTGGGCGACTTCAATGCCAGGGTCGGTCGGGACTATGAGGCTTGGCCTGGAGTTCTGGGTAGACACGGAGTCGGCAACATTAACAGCAATGGTCAGTTGCTGCTCAGTCTTTGTGCTCAATACGGTCTAGCAATTACGAACACTATGTTTAGACTTGCCGCTAAGTACAAGACAACATGGATGCACCCAAGATCCAAGCACTGGCATTTGATCGACTATGCTATCGTAAGGCAAAGAGATTTCAGCCAAGTGCAGATCACCCGTGTTATGCGTGGTGCACACTGCTGGTCTGACCACCGACTTATTGTCACTAAGCTACGACTCCGCTTCCGCCGCCCGCGTAGATCTCCTATGAAAAAGCTTGCGTCTTTGGACATAGACAAGCTAAGAGATCCTGAGGTGAGGAAGAACTATGCTGAAGTTTTGTCTAAGAAGCTGTTGCCAGTTAATGAGACAGGTGATGTTGATGCTGACTGGGGAGCTTTATCATCTCATATCATGGATACCGCTTCAATTGCACTGGGTAGGAAATGCCGTCGTAATGAAGACTGGTTTGATGGAAATGATGAAGTTTTGCGGGCGGCACTCGACAAACACCGTGATCTCTTGCGACAGCACAGAAGGCGTAAAGGAAGCGTTGCGGCGGTCAAAGCTAGTGACTTCGAATTGCGCAAGCTatctcgacaaataaaagacaagtGGTTGCAGGACAAAGCTATTCATATGCAATGGCTCACTGACACAAACCAGCTCGGTGAGTTCTATAGCGAGGTGCGCAAGCTGATGGGTACATGCATGCAAAGGTTCCTTTAAGGGCTCTAGATAGTAGGCACCTCTTAACATGCAAGGAGGATGTACTAAGGCGCTGGGCAGAGCACTTCAATGCCCTGCTGAATGTGGATCGATCAGCAGATCTGCAAAGCATCGCTTTAATGCCTCAACTCCCTCTTGCCCTTGAGCTGGACGAGCCCCTATTGCGTGACGAGGTCGTTACTGCCATcagacagaaaaaaataaaagggcAGCTGGCGCTGACCTTTTGCCAGGAGAGCTGATCAAGTACGGTGGAGAGGATTTGCACACGTTGGTTTGGGAACTGTTTGTTCGTATGTGGGAGGAAGAGCGCGTTCCGGATAGCTTTAAAGTATCGCGCATAACTGCTCTCTATAAGAACAGGGGCGACCGATCTGACTGCGACTCCTACCGCGGTATTTCGCTCCTATCGGCCCCGGGAAAGGTCTTTGCTAGGGTACTCTTAAACCGCCTAAAGGACTTATCTGAAAAGATCCTGCCCGAAACTCAGTTTGACTTCCGATCGGATCGAGGCACATGCGAAGCGATCTTCTCTGTGCGTCAACTACAAGAAAAGAGCAGAGAACAGGGTCGTCAGCTGTACCTCTGTTTTGTTGACCTGGAGAAGGCTTTTGACAGCGTGCCTCGCGAAGCCTTGTGGCTGGTGTTACGGAAACTCGGATGCACGGAAAATTTTGTGGCGCTTCTTAGACTCCTGCATGACGACATGCAATGCTGCGTCACTGTAGATGGTGAACAGTAAATatactacaatttaatatacgtatgtataaaataataaaatacatacatacacataattacacacactataatatacatgtaaagcaataatatataaatacacatgaaaatacacaatttagtattataattaagaatggctaaaaaaataataataataataattgaaaaataaaataaattagtttggagatgattcttccagttttttgtggatgtattcgcgaactttgagtttaaaagtaaagCGATTGCTGGTCATCCTGATTTTTTTGGGAAGcgaattccataatattatggactgtacaataaaagaagaatgtaaaaaatctGAGCGATGGATAGGACATTGTAAGAGACGATTATGTGAGGAACGTAGACTTCTCTCATGGCTTGCGTTCAAGTTTCTAAAATGCGATTTTAAGTAAGAGGGTGAGGAGGCAGAGTCCTAAAGAGAAAATTAGGCAGGCGCTCTTTCCTCTCTACGCTGACGGATCGGTAACCATTTCCGACGAGTTCGATGCGCGGACACATGatcatattttctaatattaaaaacgaatcgaatgcaattattgagaaggcggtctagtttgttgagaagatctgcattcaggtcatagTAGCACCCATCACCGTAGTCGACCATAGGGAAAATTAAAGTCTGCACTAGCATGGCCTTTACATTCGAtggtagcatatttttttgCCGATAGAGAGATCGCAAGGACCTGATGACTTTTTGACTAATGgatgttatttgccatatataaactccgccattgccggtcccaagcccggatgcaAAAGGAGGAGGGTTAGTCCAGAGAGTATTGACCGTAAAACCAATGTGAGCTAACACGCGCAGTAAGGCTACCAGGAGCCGTGAACCATTTGTTCAGAAAGTCTGGCTCTATGGGCACGGACACAATGATGGCAGCCCCATCACCGTGATCGGGACTCTGTGGGCTAAACACCTGCAagttcttaaatttaaatagtttatgaaACCCAAAGCAAGTAATAACCGGAACCCTTTAACAACGACTTTTGGCGCGAAATTACGGACACGAATTGGGTGTTGGAATGTAAGGACCATGACTCGACTTGAACGGCTACCCCAAGTGGCTAAAGTCATGAAGGAATACAACATTCACATTCTTGGATTGAGTGAGACGAGATGGAACGGTTTTGGAGAAACGCAATGTGATTTTGGATACTCGTTATTGTACAGTGGTATGGAAGAGGATGCGACCCGAGAGTATGGCGTGGGTTTGCTGCTAAGCCGCAGCGCTAAAAGTAGCTTACTCTCTTGGAAGCCAGTCTCGGAACGAATAATATGCGCCAGATTTTCGACACGAGTACGGAAGGTGACGGTGATACAATGCTACGCTCCCACTAACTCTGCTTCGACCGATGTAAAGTCACAATTCTACGAACAGCTGGGGCATACACTCAAAGGCATCAAGAAACAAGATATCGTGATTCTCATGGGCGACATAAATGCGAAGATGGGAAATGACAATGTAGACCGCGAATATTACATGGGACAATATGGGGCAACCGGAACTATTAACGAAAACGGAGAACTTTTCGGTGATCATGGTCTAGTTATTGGAGGTACCCTATTTAAGCATAAGGAATGTCATAAAGTTACTTGGATATCACCGGACGGAAAGACAAAGAACCAAATCGATCACGTAGCTATCAGTAAGACATGGCGCTCTTCTCTTCTTGATGTGCGAAATAAGCGTGGCGCAGACATTGACAGTGATCACCATCTGGTGGTAGCGGAAGTTCGTCTTAAAATAGCAGTTCCCCACAGAAAGCCAGATAAAGCAgctagaaaatttaatatccgAAAACTGGAAGATAGCAATTGCCGAGAGAAGTTCAGCTTATCTCTCAAAAATAGTTTCGAGCTGCTTAAGGAAATAGAGGATGAGCAGATGGACGAGACGTGGGACCGCATACGTGGTGCTTATAATAAAGCTGCTAAGGAAGTATTGGGGTATACCAATACAAAGCAAGAACCTTGGATGTCAGCAGAGCTTTGGGCAGCCATTGAGAAGAGGCAACTTTTGAACACTCAGATTTTAGGCTCCCCTTCAGATGCTATGTTGCGTCGGGAATACTCATCCATGCGATTAGTAATTAGAAAGCTGGCTAGGAGAGATCAGCGAAATGCAATCGATGAGCTAGCAGACCGAGCAAAATTGGCAGCCAAGAGGTAAGATATGAAAGAGCTTTACGATGTCACCAAGcggataataaacaaaaaacatcatCCACGGAAAAAACCACTGAAAGACTACTCGGGTCAGCTACTATGTACCATGGAAGAGCACCTCGTGCGATGGACGGAACACTTTACTAAGTTGCTGTCCAAATGTCAGTCCCAACCCACAGACGGAATATCAGTACACGACTTGCCTTTGGATATACCTATTGCACCGCCCACctttaatgaaatagtaaagGCAATTAAACAGCTGAAACCAGGTAAGGCCCCCGGTATTGACAATATCAATGCCGAAATGCTGAAGGCTGATGCACCGAGATCTGCAAGCTTGCTATATCCGCTCATCGTAAGGATTTGGGAGACTGAGCAAATACCGTCTCAATGGAAGCAGAGACTACTCGTGAAAGTTCCGAAGAAGGGCGATTTGTCTTCTTGTGACAACTGGAGTGGCATTACACTTCTTCCTTGCGCAGCAAAGGTCTTGGCTAGATTACTTCTAAACCGGATGTCCAAAAAGATCACTGGAACTCTTCGGGAGGAGCAAGCAGGTTTCTTACCGGGCCGATCATGCACAGACCATACAAACACTCTTCGCATCCTCATAGAACAAAGTGTTGAATGGCAGACTGAAATGATTCTTACGTTTGTAGACTTTGAGAAAGCGTTTGACATTGTACAGTGGAGCAAAATGTGGGCCTGCTTAAAACAAAGAggtataccaaataaaatcatTGGTATAATCCAGGCCTTATACAGAGGTAGTACATGTAGAGTCGTGCATGACCAAGTCCTGGGAGCCCCTATTGAGATGACAGCGGGTGTTAAGCAGGGCTGTCTCCTGTCTCCGTTACTATTCATTATGTTACTGGATGACATAATGCGGGAAGTGGTGACGACACCTCGGGGCATTGAATGGAGCGAAAATATCTTGGAAGACCTTCACTATGCAGATGACATAGTGTTGATGACGCCGACTTTGGATCAAATGCAAGCAAAACTTGAAGACCTCCGTATATCTGCGGAGAAAAGAGGCTTGCGTATCAATACCAACAAAACTGTCGACATGCGAGTAATGTCAAAAAACACTACTCCCCTAAAGCTCCAAGACTGTGTGTTGAAGTCAGCACAGAAGTTTACATATCTGGGGAGTTCCATATCAAATCAGGGTGGTTCGGACGAAGATATAGAGATACGAATTAGGAAAGCCAGGGGTGCTTTCGCGCAGTTGAAACCAGTCTGGGAGTCAAGTGTCATGACTCGTCGGATCAAGCTGACCCTGTTCGACTCCATTGTCAAGAGTGTTCTCCTGTTCGGATGTGAGACCTGGAGAGTGACCAAGACACTCACGAACCGACTGCaggtatttgtaaataagtgcTTGAGGTCGATACTCTGCATATTCTGGCCAGTCACTATCTCTAATAAAGACCTTTGGACTAAATGCGACCAAAATCCCATCACGCAAGACATTgctcatcggaaatggcgttggataggacacactctacggtgcagcggagtcaacgcagcatcaatcgcgtttgagtggcaaccgcttggcaggagaagacctggtcgccctttacacacttggcgacgcaccgtagagagtgagatgaggactgccaacgtgacctggagtgatgtcaaagagcaagcgcaagacagagtAAAggggagacaacttgtgagggccctatgtaccagcggggtaccctaggactacaataCATACAAGTGTAGTGTCAATGTGTAATTCAAGATTTTTGACGTCTTGGCTAAAGGGGATGATTATATCATTGAAAACAACAATTACTGATTTTACTCATATTTCGATGGCTATCAACAATTATCGCTTGGCATTTGGTAGGATTCACCGCCAGACCAAACCTATCGGAccaatttttgattgattttaaatcatGGTTTAATTTGGTAATAGTGTCCGATACGTGATCAACATCGGTTTGTGCATTCAGTTGTAGATCATCGGCGTAAAGATGAAATGCACACCGTAGCTCAGGGgtgagaaaatttataaaaattgaaaacaagagAGCAGAGAGGACACCGCCTTGTGGGACCCCAGATTCAAGATTACACCAGTTTGATGAGAATTAGTCATTACGAACAGATTGCTGACGCCCCTTAACCCATCCAGGAAGAGAACCAATCCAACGCCCCTTTTGAGACGTTGAGATGGGAGAGGATGGAAAGAAGGATATCGGACAAACGGTGTTAAACGCGTTTGAGAAATCAACCAAAACTAGTATAGTGATTTTGGATTATTCCAAACCCACCCTGATATCACTTGTCACTTTCAGAAGCGCGGAAATGATACTGTGGCCTGGTCTAAGCCCAGATTGAAAAGGGCTAGTGagggaattattaaatatatatcgaGAAAGCTGCTTGTAGGCTCACACACACATGCTTAATAACGTACGTGGCGTGTTACCTGGCTACGTAATGCAAGGTGTCATCTTCACCATTCCATGCTTGTGGGAAAAATATATTGGGACGACAGTCCAGTTGTAACGGTCATACAGCGAACACAGTTCCACTTAGATAGCTATAATAAAACTGTATGTACCTATTGTATTTTCCGTAAATATATAAGTTGTGAGTTAGTAACCTGATCCTAAGCTGGTGACCCTGACTGAAGACTCAAGAATTCGTGAGTGTCAACTTTGTGCATAAGTTAGAATGAGTACACCGACTTCCCACGCTCCACCGATGCCGCCATCAGAAGTCATGGCGATGTCCCTATCATCCCGCATCCCTGAATTTTGGACAGACCAACCTCGCGCTTGGTTCATCAGGATAGAAGCCATACTAGCACCTCAGAAGATGGGGGATGAAAGCAAGTTCGACTTAGTCGTCTCAAAACTACCAAAAGAAGTAATCATACAGATCACAGACTTCATAAGCAAGCCACCGGATGCCAACAAATTTCAAGCGCTGAAAGGTAAACCTCCTAACACTATACGAGGACTCCAAAGCGAGGCAAATAGAAAAACTGATAGGAGAGATGGAGTTGGGAGACCAAAAACCCTCTCAGCTACTACACTGCATGCGAGACCTGGCCCGAGACAAGATTCCGGACGACACGTTAAGTGTTATGGCAAGGACACCTTCCATCGACTGTTCGAGCCGTGCTGACAGTAACAGAGACCAAAGACTTCGACAACCTGGCGATGATTGCAGACAATGTTGCGGATATCACACGCGCCAGCCACGTTTCAACAATAGTTCAGAAATCACCATCACGAGCGGAGAGAACGCAGGCACCCAGCAAGACCAGTATAGCAAGCATAACGGCCAAACTAGCGAAAATCAATGCTAGACTGAGCAACATTGAGCGTTCCCGATCAAGGATAAGTGCAAACCATTTTCGGCAGCTCTCCCGCTCCAAGTCTGGAGtacgggctcttggcccgtacTCCAGTCGCCAGACTCCGCACGTAGATGCGTTTCACCCTGCGCGTGGAAACAAAGAGAAGACAAGATGGACAACCGGAAGCAGAGCGACGGCCAGATGAGCAACACTAACTACTCGAAGTCGGAAAACTAGACAGCGGGATGCAGCCTTCGGCGGAGGCCTGCACCGTCATCCCATGCAGCCGCTTATCAGTAATGGACTTCGATTCCGGACTTCGATTTTTGGTGAATACAGGTGCGAACGTATTGAGTATTGTAACGAGAAttgatagaatacggaatgaatatgttagaggaagtctgaaagtggcacctgtgacagagaagctgaggagtgcgcgtttaggatggtatggacatgtgatgaggcgaaatgaaaatgaggttggtaagagagtgttaactatgaatgtggaaggatatagaggaagaggtagacctaagaagaaatggatcgattgtgtgaaagacgatatgggtaagaggggagtgagcgaagaaatggcatatgatagaagagtatggaaggagaaaacatgttacgccgaccccaggtgactgggagaagggcaggataatgatgacagGTGCGAACGTATCAGTTTTACGGGTAACACACAAgctatttagaaatttaaaaccCTCAGACTATAAGTTATATGCAGCTAATGGTACTGAAATTTCAACTTATGGTGTAACTGTACTTACTTTAGTACTTTACTTTAGTACTGAACTTTAAACTTCGTAGACCGTACCGTTAGGATTTTATTGTAGCAGACATCAAACAACCGATTTCGGGTGCCGATTTTTTGACGCATCATAAAATATTAGTCGACATGCATAGACGTAAGCTTATAGATCAAGTTACCGAGTTGAACATATTAGCACTGTGGCGACTCACGTACCCGCCACtacttgggcaaccgccttacaaTATGACACAATCGCTGTCACCTATGAATTCAGGCAATCATCTATTATTGTTGTTCAACACTTCGGAATCTTAAGAAACTGCGGGCAGTACTTATCGATATTTGTTGTGCTACCCATCGTTCGTGTCAGTGCCTTTACTACTCCtatatgttatttctttatcgtACCACTCCTATCATAGTTTGTTTGTGAATATTACTATCttcaataaactattcaaaTACTCACTGTGTAAACCATCCTTCGTGTCAGCGCCTACCTAATACAGTTAGAAGCAGAACTGCTACAACTGCATCTACAGTGGTGACCCTCGACAGCAAGAAGAACCGAAGATAAGTGGATCatatgtaaaattaattatcgTATACATTATCGTTTTCGGCTATAACATGTTTGTTCAACAAGGTAgaagcaaaatatttttaaccggTGGTCCAAGTCATACGTAGTGAGCGTGTTTGAATATTTATCCGGTATGGCCCAAAAAGAAGATCCAAAGATGTCTCAAGAAATCTACAGAGTTGGTGCGCATTCCGCCATTCTGCTCAGAGGACCCAGAAATGTGGTTTAGCCAGATAGAGATGCAATTTAAGCTCTCAGGGATATCAGTGGACGATACTAAGTTTGCGTATATGTCAGCGAACCTGGAACCACAATATGCCAAGGAGGTGAGAGACATCATAACTAAACCGCCAGCTTCAAATAAATACGAGAAACTCAAAACAGAGCTGATCAAGCGACTATCAATATCACAGGAGAAGCGTGTAAGACAACTTCTCATGCACGAAGAACTCGGAGATCAGAAACCGTCTCAGTTTCTACGTCACTTGATAAGTCTAGCTGGTTCAGACGTTCCATCTGATTTTATAATAACCATCTGGACCAGTCGTCTGCCTGTGAACGTGCAAACAGCAGTCGGTACGATTAAAGGATCGTCAATGGAGAAGCTGAGTGACTTGGCAGATGTCGTATATGAAATGGCCCCAACAGTACCACAGGTGGCAAGCGCGTCTTCCCAAGCCCAAGGCAAAGAGCAAGGCAATCCGACGATGAGTGAGATGGCCCAGCAAATCAATTCACTGACACAACAAATCAGCATGCTCTCTAAACAGGTGGCTGGAAGAAGCCGTTCAAGAAATAGATCTAGGCGCCGCTGGAACGGTCGTTCTCAAAGTCGCTCCAAGCCTAGACAGCCACCCGCAGATCACCCTTACTGTTTCTACCACTTTACTTATGGGACAAAAGCTTATAAGTGCAAACAGCCATGCAGTTTCGCGTCGGAAAACTCCTGGGGCGGTCGGAA is a genomic window of Bombyx mori chromosome W, ASM3026992v2 containing:
- the LOC134201646 gene encoding craniofacial development protein 2-like, producing the protein MTRLERLPQVAKVMKEYNIHILGLSETRWNGFGETQCDFGYSLLYSGMEEDATREYGVGLLLSRSAKSSLLSWKPVSERIICARFSTRVRKVTVIQCYAPTNSASTDVKSQFYEQLGHTLKGIKKQDIVILMGDINAKMGNDNVDREYYMGQYGATGTINENGELFGDHGLVIGGTLFKHKECHKVTWISPDGKTKNQIDHVAISKTWRSSLLDVRNKRGADIDSDHHLVVAEVRLKIAVPHRKPDKAARKFNIRKLEDSNCREKFSLSLKNSFELLKEIEDEQMDETWDRIRGAYNKAAKEVLGYTNTKQEPWMSAELWAAIEKRQLLNTQILGSPSDAMLRREYSSMRLVIRKLARRDQRNAIDELADRAKLAAKR
- the LOC134201645 gene encoding uncharacterized protein LOC134201645, which codes for MTFGAWNVRTLLDRDGNAYPERKTAIVARELHRYHVDVAALSETHLADEGELVEVGAGYIFFWKGTAASETRHSGVGFAIKNHLVKRLEEYPVHISDRITTLRVHLDKDNYLNVISVYAPTLDKSDDIKDKFYGEVTLCLDSINAREQVLLLGDFNARVGRDYEAWPGVLGRHGVGNINSNGQLLLSLCAQYGLAITNTMFRLAAKYKTTWMHPRSKHWHLIDYAIVRQRDFSQVQITRVMRGAHCWSDHRLIVTKLRLRFRRPRRSPMKKLASLDIDKLRDPEVRKNYAEVLSKKLLPVNETGDVDADWGALSSHIMDTASIALGRKCRRNEDWFDGNDEVLRAALDKHRDLLRQHRRRKGSVAAVKASDFELRKLSRQIKDKWLQDKAIHMQWLTDTNQLGEFYSEVRKLMGELIKYGGEDLHTLVWELFVRMWEEERVPDSFKVSRITALYKNRGDRSDCDSYRGISLLSAPGKVFARVLLNRLKDLSEKILPETQFDFRSDRGTCEAIFSVRQLQEKSREQGRQLYLCFVDLEKAFDSVPREALWLVLRKLGCTENFVALLRLLHDDMQCCVTVDGEQ
- the LOC134201647 gene encoding uncharacterized protein LOC134201647; its protein translation is MWFSQIEMQFKLSGISVDDTKFAYMSANLEPQYAKEVRDIITKPPASNKYEKLKTELIKRLSISQEKRVRQLLMHEELGDQKPSQFLRHLISLAGSDVPSDFIITIWTSRLPVNVQTAVGTIKGSSMEKLSDLADVVYEMAPTVPQVASASSQAQGKEQGNPTMSEMAQQINSLTQQISMLSKQVAGRSRSRNRSRRRWNGRSQSRSKPRQPPADHPYCFYHFTYGTKAYKCKQPCSFASENSWGGRK